Proteins co-encoded in one Nothobranchius furzeri strain GRZ-AD chromosome 4, NfurGRZ-RIMD1, whole genome shotgun sequence genomic window:
- the b3gnt9 gene encoding UDP-GlcNAc:betaGal beta-1,3-N-acetylglucosaminyltransferase 9 codes for MLRKVVLMRRLLHVKGDVMCTLVLLVLFCVLLYTRQVVLSSGWGGPAWTLDIHSSTSSSRMLLGTRVTEVGQNSQKFPSESKWPPCKPQLKSRSRSRSRSRKVVPTGRSGLPLPTRPPFDFESYLRDKDNRRFKLLIDQPHKCHMGGAGGGRSYSPAAPYLLIAIKSTALDFDKRQVVRRTWGKEGHLQPGISIRTVFLLGIPRNHTILPLWDRLLEYESQTFRDILLWDFEDTFFNLTLKETHFLEWINSSCPHVTFIFKGDADVYVNVENILEMLRDRESKDDLFVGDIIVHAKPIRRRTSKYYVPESVYGGGLYPDYAGGGGFIMSGRLARRLSSACQQVELFPIDDVFLGMCLQLIGVKPLRHQGFRTFGIPRPSAAPHLQTFDPCFYRELMVVHSLSVPQIWLMWNLLHDSKLSCHNQTGPATRVFRWRGRMEETGEMDYAERNVFLSH; via the exons ATGCTGAGGAAGGTGGTCCTGATGAGGAGGCTCCTCCATGTGAAGGGAGATGTGATGTGCACGCTGGTTCTTCTGGTTCTGTTCTGTGTTCTGCTCTACACCCGTCAG GTTGTTCTCTCATCTGGATGGGGCGGACCAGCGTGGACGCTGGACATCCACAGCTCCACCAGCTCCAGTCGGATGCTGCTAGGTACCAGGGTGACTGAAGTGGGCCAGAACTCTCAGAAG TTTCCATCAGAATCAAAGTGGCCACCCTGTAAACCCCAACTGAagtccaggtccaggtccaggtcccGAAGCAGGAAGGTGGTGCCGACAGGACGCTCGGGCCTCCCACTTCCAACCAGACCGCCGTTTGACTTTGAGTCTTATCTGAGAGACAAGGACAACAGGAGGTTCAAGCTGCTCATAGACCAGCCCCATAAATGTCACatgggaggagcaggaggaggaaggagCTACTCCCCAGCTGCTCCTTACCTGCTAATTGCCATCAAATCCACGGCGTTGGATTTTGACAAGCGGCAG GTTGTCCGCCGAACGTGGGGCAAGGAGGGACATCTCCAACCCGGAATATCCATCCGCACCGTGTTCCTGCTGGGCATTCCCAGGAATCATACCATCCTGCCTCTTTGGGATCGACTCCTGGAATATGAGAGTCAAACCTTCCGGGACATCCTGCTCTGGGACTTTGAGGACACCTTCTTCAACCTGACTCTGAAAGAAACCCACTTCCTGGAATGGATCAACAGCAGCTGTCCTCACGTCAC GTTCATCTTCAAAGGTGATGCTGATGTGTACGTAAACGTGGAGAACATTTTGGAGATGCTTCGGGATCGGGAGTCGAAGGACGACCTGTTTGTTGGTGATATTATCGTCCATGCTAAACCCATTCGACGCCGGACCTCCAAGTATTACGTTCCAGAGAGCGTGTACGGAGGAGGCCTGTACCCGGACTATGCTGGGGGAGGAGGGTTCATCATGTCGGGGCGCTTGGCCCGGAGACTCAGCTCCGCCTGTCAGCAG GTAGAGCTGTTCCCCATTGACGATGTCTTCCTGGGAATGTGCCTCCAGCTGATTGGAGTCAAACCTTTGCGCCATCAAGGCTTTCGGACCTTTGGAATTCCTCGTCCATCTGCAGCACCCCACCTCCAGACATTCGACCCCTGCTTTTATAGAGAACTCATGGTGGTGCACAGCCTCAGCGTCCCGCAGATCTGGCTGATGTGGAACCTTCTGCACGACTCCAAACTGAGCTGCCACAACCAGACCGGCCCAGCGACCAGGGTCTTCAGGTGGAGGGGGAGGATGGAGGAGACGGGAGAGATGGATTACGCTGAGAGGAACGTGTTCCTCTCTCATTAG
- the bbs2 gene encoding BBSome complex member BBS2, translating into MVPVFTLKLNHKINPRMVAVGKFDGVHPCLTAATQAGKVFIHNPHARTQRPASHRLCQSSQDSDISLLNINQAVTCLTAGTLGPNSAGDSLLVGSQTNLLAYDVHDNADIFYREVTDGANAIVLGKLGDIPSPLAIIGGNCALQGFNYEGNDHFWTVTGDNVRSLVLCDFTGDGKNELLVGSEDFDIRVFKEDELVSEMTENETVTSLCHMHGSRFGYALANGTVGVYDRAARYWRIKSKNHAMSIHAFDLNADGVVELITGWSNGKIDARSDRTGEVIFKDNFSSSVAGVVEGDYRLDGEKQLICASIEGEVRGYLPASKDLKGHLMDSSAEQDLIRELSQRRQNLLLELRNYEENAKGVAQTHSGGVIPANTQLQTSLSVRPATEAQKAHVELCISTPNETIIRAVLIFAEGIFEGESHVVHPSVHNLSGCIRVPIVPPKDIPVDLHIKAFVGGKPSSQFHVFEITRQLPRFSMYDITDESSAAQPAGRVSVYISDRPQRVVMWLNQNFLLPEGVESPNVTFNSLRGGGALSFTMATNGQITLRTDDLDLAGDLIQSLSSFLSIEDLAAEADFPSYFEELRVTLTEVDEFHSVHQKLTAEMADHSNYIRNMLVQAEDARLMGDMASMRKRYRELYDLNRDLINEYKIRSNNHNALLARLKSVNQAIQRAGRLRVGKPKSQVIAACRDAIKSNNINALFRIMRAGTATS; encoded by the exons ATGGTTCCTGTATTCACGCTGAAGCTGAACCACAAGATTAACCCTCGCATGGTGGCTGTCGGGAAGTTTGATGGAGTCCATCCATGTCTGACTGCAGCCACTCAGGCTGGGAAG GTTTTCATCCACAACCCCCACGCTCGCACCCAGAGACCTGCCTCCCACCGACTGTGTCAGAGCTCCCAGGACTCCGATATCTCCCTGCTCAACATCAACCAGGCAGTGACGTGTCTCACTGCAGGAACGTTGGGGCCCAACAGCGCCGGGGACTCGCTGTTGGTGGGATCTCAGACCAACCTGCTGGCCTACGATGTCCATGACAACGCAGACATATTTTACAGAGAG GTGACAGATGGAGCTAACGCCATCGTTTTGGGGAAACTGGGAGACATCCCTTCTCCTCTCGCCATCATCGGAGGAAACTGCGCCCTCCAAGGCTTCAACTATGAGGGAAACGACCACTTTTGGACG GTAACTGGAGACAACGTCAGGTCTCTGGTGCTCTGTGACTTCACTGGTGATGGAAAAAAcgag ctcctggtgggatctgaggacTTTGACATCCGGGTCTTTAAGGAGGACGAGCTGGTGTCGGAGATGACGGAGAACGAG ACGGTCACATCCTTGTGTCACATGCACGGTAGCAGGTTTGGCTACGCCCTGGCTAACGGCACCGTGGGCGTCTACGACCGCGCCGCTCGCTACTGGAGGATCAAG TCCAAGAACCACGCCATGAGCATCCACGCCTTTGACCTGAACGCCGACGGGGTCGTGGAGCTCATCACCGGCTGGTCCAACGGAAAG ATTGATGCTCGGAGCGACCGAACAGGCGAGGTGATCTTCAAGGATAACTTCTCCTCCTCTGTCGCCGGCGTGGTGGAGGGAGACTACAGGCTGGATGGAGAGAAGCAACTCATCTGTGCCTCCATAGAGGGGGAGg ttcGAGGCTACCTGCCTGCCAGTAAGGACCTGAAGGGGCACCTGATGGACTCGAGCGCTGAGCAGGATCTGATCCGTGAGCTGAGCCAGCGGCGGCAGAATCTGTTGCTGGAGCTGCGGAACTACGAGGAAAACGCTAAA GGTGTAGCTCAGACCCACAGCGGGGGGGTCATACCAGCCAACACGCAGCTGCAGACGTCGCTGTCAGTGAGACCTGCTACGGAGGCCCAGAAGGCTCACGTGGAGCTCTGCATTTCTACTCCCAACG AAACCATCATCCGTGCGGTCCTCATCTTTGCCGAGGGAATATTTGAGGGTGAGAGTCACGTGGTCCATCCCAGTGTCCACAACTTGTCTGGCTGCATCCGCGTCCCCATCGTCCCCCCTAAAGACATCCCAGTGGACCTGCACATCAAAGCGTTTGTTGGAGGCAAACCCAG CTCCCAGTTCCATGTGTTTGAAATCACACGCCAGCTGCCTCGTTTCTCCATGTATGACATCACTGACGAGTCATCTGCTGCTCAGCCCGCGGGACGCGTCTCCGTCTACATCAGTGACAGACCTCAGAGG gtggtcATGTGGCTGAATCAGAACTTCCTACTCCCAGAGGGCGTAGAGAGTCCGAACGTCACCTTTAACTCTCTCAGAGGAGGCGGAGCCTTGTCCTTTACCATGGCCACTAATGGACAG ATCACGTTGAGGACTGATGACCTGGACCTGGCGGGGGACCTGATCCAGTCCCTGTCCTCCTTCCTGTCTATAGAGGACCTGGCAGCAGAAGCAGACTTCCCTTCGTACTTTGAGGAGCTGCGAGTGACTCTCACTGAG GTGGACGAGTTCCACTCCGTCCATCAGAAGCTAACGGCTGAGATGGCCGACCACTCCAACTACATCAGGAACATGTTGGTGCAAGCGGAGGACGCTCGCCTCATGGGGGACAT GGCGTCCATGAGGAAGCGCTACAGGGAGCTGTATGACCTGAACAGGGATCTGATCAACGAGTACAAGATCCGCTCCAACAACCACAACGCCCTGCTGGCCCGTCTCAAGTCTGTCAACCAGGCCATCCAGCGGGCCGGCAGACTCCGCG TGGGGAAGCCCAAGAGTCAGGTGATCGCTGCGTGTCGAGACGCCATCAAGAGCAACAACATCAACGCACTCTTTAGGATCATGAGAGCCGGCACGGCGACCTCCTGA